A region from the Musa acuminata AAA Group cultivar baxijiao chromosome BXJ1-10, Cavendish_Baxijiao_AAA, whole genome shotgun sequence genome encodes:
- the LOC103969261 gene encoding uncharacterized protein LOC103969261 isoform X1, with translation MPLPLLQSSLLPPSFHLPPPRARFLLAPRTLVPRPLRRHRIAALASTDEELLRAITAPSGPDARLPAIRSYDADLASLTLIGAVGSEQAVTAAAADGGAAAEEHLSSGASTMVLETVFPGGADERSTVSTRLFLPAKRVEEKAKKLRSSLTADFLSGNSTVTKNILAMTFRQVILQKVWSFKLSLFCPGTERKMEDLASPRETPADFTVSSSDVKFLSALAEAVSSCALEGTERRHFGESDGSRLSYMFGWLQKPQGNCSVDSSICVYKIAECEIVRNAMSQVDKFNLSDGRASYGQRKMQHPWWMAPDYIRLEKAGGPGLSSWTNEFVPAYRLQINTNTFKDAKLEGGHKMAENRWEVLLTHYQMVELANVLDMYYEDKYTLPDKQLFCSLITESSTISMNKSSPLKMLFVTLAGACIFVVISVLAQVCWPHIKVNTSTERNNLISSREIDGFHFQSHGTAEIEGLCISVVERIKDALGWPGEVPFDAEMGAWIGAVPSYLRNKDPSLRAVHVDEEQVKNLYNGDIQSQTEQSNSVVSPISNHVEHPNAEESSSTESLSGMNRAAFHTTAQDIASFQVVLSGDGKIIGFQPTNRVAVNQWASNPLAKLLYGGRRLSPGLLEPSLKIPLLHEVVLLELLMSVNPESSFALARPIR, from the exons ATGCCACTTCCCCTCCTCCAATCGTCCCTTCTCCCTCCCTCCTTCCATCTTCCCCCACCTCGCGCCCGCTTCCTCCTCGCTCCCCGAACCCTCGTCCCCCGCCCCCTCCGCCGCCACCGGATCGCTGCCCTCGCCAGCACCGACGAGGAGCTCCTCCGCGCCATCACCGCCCCCTCCGGACCCGATGCCCGCCTCCCCGCCATCCGCTCCTACGACGCCGACCTCGCTAGCCTCACCCTCATAGGCGCCGTCGGCTCCGAGCAGGCCgtaaccgccgccgccgccgacggcGGTGCGGCCGCCGAAGAGCACCTCTCCTCCGGTGCCTCGACCATGGTCCTCGAGACCGTGTTCCCCGGCGGCGCCGACGAGCGCAGCACGGTCTCCACTAGGCTG TTTTTGCCAGCTAAAAGGGTGGAGGAGAAGGCCAAGAAATTGCGCAGTAGCCTCACTGCAGATTTTCTATCTGGGAATTCTACCGTGACGAAGAATATACTTGCGATGACTTTCAGGCAAGTCATCTTGCAGAAAGTCTGGAGTTTCAAGCTCTCATTGTTTTGTCCAGGGACTGAGAGGAAAATGGAAGATCTTGCAAGCCCTAGAGAG ACCCCAGCTGATTTCACTGTGAGCTCATCGGATGTAAAGTTCCTTTCTGCGCTTGCTGAGGCTGTCTCTTCCTGCGCCCTCGAAGGAACTGAAAGGAGGCACTTTGGAGAGTCCGATGGTTCTCGTTTGAGCTACATGTTTGGTTGGTTACAGAAGCCCCAAGGAAACTGCTCCGTTGATTCTTCCATATGTGTGTACAAAATTGCTGAATGTGAGATAGTGAGGAACGCGATGAGCCAGGTGGACAAATTTAACTTGAGCGATGGAAGGGCCTCGTATGGTCAGAGGAAAATGCAACACCCTTGGTGGATGGCACCCGATTATATAAGATTGGAGAAAGCTGGGGGTCCTGGATTGAGTTCTTGGACGAATGAGTTTGTTCCTGCATACAGATTGCAAATAAATACCAATACTTTTAAGGATGCAAAGCTTGAAGGAGGACACAAGATGGCCGAAAATAGGTGGGAAGTTCTCTTGACCCATTACCAAATG GTGGAACTTGCAAATGTTCTTGACATGTACTATGAAGACAAATACACACTCCCCGACAAACAGCTTTTCTGCAGTTTAATAACTGAATCATCAACTATCTCGATGAATAAG AGTTCACCATTGAAGATGCTGTTTGTTACCTTAGCTGGAGCATGCATTTTTGTTGTCATCAGTGTTCTTGCTCAAGTATGTTGGCCACACATTAAAGTCAACACATCTACAGAAAGGAATAACTTAATTTCTTCAAGGGAAATTGATGGTTTCCATTTCCAGTCTCATGGAACAGCTGAG ATAGAAGGCTTGTGCATTTCAGTTGTCGAGAGGATCAAAGATGCACTTGGTTGGCCTGGGGAAGTACCTTTTGATGCGGAAATGGGTGCATGGATTGGTGCAGTTCCAAGCTACTTAAGGAACAAGGATCCATCTCTTCGTGCTGTTCACGTTGATGAAGAACAGGTCAAAAACTTATATAATGGTGATATACAGTCTCAAACAGAACAATCCAACAGTGTGGTCTCTCCTATCTCAAATCATGTGGAACATCCTAATGCAGAGGAGTCTAGCAGTACAGAATCTCTTTCTGGAATGAACCGTGCCGCTTTTCATACTACCGCACAGGACATTGCTAGTTTTCAG GTTGTCTTGTCTGGAGATGGTAAAATTATTGGGTTTCAGCCAACAAACCGTGTGGCTGTCAACCAATGGGCATCCAATCCCCTGGCGAAACTATTGTACGGGGGGCGTAGGTTATCTCCTG GCCTTCTCGAGCCAAGTCTAAAAATTCCCCTTCTGCACGAGGTGGTTCTTCTCGAACTATTAATGTCGGTAAATCCCGAATCCTCTTTTGCATTGGCAAGACCGATCCGATAG
- the LOC103969261 gene encoding uncharacterized protein LOC103969261 isoform X3 has protein sequence MFLPAKRVEEKAKKLRSSLTADFLSGNSTVTKNILAMTFRQVILQKVWSFKLSLFCPGTERKMEDLASPRETPADFTVSSSDVKFLSALAEAVSSCALEGTERRHFGESDGSRLSYMFGWLQKPQGNCSVDSSICVYKIAECEIVRNAMSQVDKFNLSDGRASYGQRKMQHPWWMAPDYIRLEKAGGPGLSSWTNEFVPAYRLQINTNTFKDAKLEGGHKMAENRWEVLLTHYQMVELANVLDMYYEDKYTLPDKQLFCSLITESSTISMNKSSPLKMLFVTLAGACIFVVISVLAQVCWPHIKVNTSTERNNLISSREIDGFHFQSHGTAEIEGLCISVVERIKDALGWPGEVPFDAEMGAWIGAVPSYLRNKDPSLRAVHVDEEQVKNLYNGDIQSQTEQSNSVVSPISNHVEHPNAEESSSTESLSGMNRAAFHTTAQDIASFQVVLSGDGKIIGFQPTNRVAVNQWASNPLAKLLYGGRRLSPGLLEPSLKIPLLHEVVLLELLMSVNPESSFALARPIR, from the exons ATG TTTTTGCCAGCTAAAAGGGTGGAGGAGAAGGCCAAGAAATTGCGCAGTAGCCTCACTGCAGATTTTCTATCTGGGAATTCTACCGTGACGAAGAATATACTTGCGATGACTTTCAGGCAAGTCATCTTGCAGAAAGTCTGGAGTTTCAAGCTCTCATTGTTTTGTCCAGGGACTGAGAGGAAAATGGAAGATCTTGCAAGCCCTAGAGAG ACCCCAGCTGATTTCACTGTGAGCTCATCGGATGTAAAGTTCCTTTCTGCGCTTGCTGAGGCTGTCTCTTCCTGCGCCCTCGAAGGAACTGAAAGGAGGCACTTTGGAGAGTCCGATGGTTCTCGTTTGAGCTACATGTTTGGTTGGTTACAGAAGCCCCAAGGAAACTGCTCCGTTGATTCTTCCATATGTGTGTACAAAATTGCTGAATGTGAGATAGTGAGGAACGCGATGAGCCAGGTGGACAAATTTAACTTGAGCGATGGAAGGGCCTCGTATGGTCAGAGGAAAATGCAACACCCTTGGTGGATGGCACCCGATTATATAAGATTGGAGAAAGCTGGGGGTCCTGGATTGAGTTCTTGGACGAATGAGTTTGTTCCTGCATACAGATTGCAAATAAATACCAATACTTTTAAGGATGCAAAGCTTGAAGGAGGACACAAGATGGCCGAAAATAGGTGGGAAGTTCTCTTGACCCATTACCAAATG GTGGAACTTGCAAATGTTCTTGACATGTACTATGAAGACAAATACACACTCCCCGACAAACAGCTTTTCTGCAGTTTAATAACTGAATCATCAACTATCTCGATGAATAAG AGTTCACCATTGAAGATGCTGTTTGTTACCTTAGCTGGAGCATGCATTTTTGTTGTCATCAGTGTTCTTGCTCAAGTATGTTGGCCACACATTAAAGTCAACACATCTACAGAAAGGAATAACTTAATTTCTTCAAGGGAAATTGATGGTTTCCATTTCCAGTCTCATGGAACAGCTGAG ATAGAAGGCTTGTGCATTTCAGTTGTCGAGAGGATCAAAGATGCACTTGGTTGGCCTGGGGAAGTACCTTTTGATGCGGAAATGGGTGCATGGATTGGTGCAGTTCCAAGCTACTTAAGGAACAAGGATCCATCTCTTCGTGCTGTTCACGTTGATGAAGAACAGGTCAAAAACTTATATAATGGTGATATACAGTCTCAAACAGAACAATCCAACAGTGTGGTCTCTCCTATCTCAAATCATGTGGAACATCCTAATGCAGAGGAGTCTAGCAGTACAGAATCTCTTTCTGGAATGAACCGTGCCGCTTTTCATACTACCGCACAGGACATTGCTAGTTTTCAG GTTGTCTTGTCTGGAGATGGTAAAATTATTGGGTTTCAGCCAACAAACCGTGTGGCTGTCAACCAATGGGCATCCAATCCCCTGGCGAAACTATTGTACGGGGGGCGTAGGTTATCTCCTG GCCTTCTCGAGCCAAGTCTAAAAATTCCCCTTCTGCACGAGGTGGTTCTTCTCGAACTATTAATGTCGGTAAATCCCGAATCCTCTTTTGCATTGGCAAGACCGATCCGATAG
- the LOC103969260 gene encoding negative regulator of systemic acquired resistance SNI1 isoform X1, whose amino-acid sequence MVNPNSKRGANSNGGGGREKSNNNSKNNMGAWEENTMAILDSSGFKDSQDVHDDRLCFLEAVRSASLASEPSTAPSWRMFDAVFQILVDCNSLELTMASYQLLTELDKRYSRVYVMKSDKTESSSSGIVNLVVVKEAWSPFNLTSGGERTAKDLCSLFDSVRFSTLIEDMVQAVNKLSFDLVFKAVGNLLLFQYLVNVLEDDLLPRLTVYKETLNWLLLKESVLNILLGSRKLNFKSLVRDCMSILLKRCHHNIPNNHQDLRSSEDTCSQSSQDCVVGLSIAVSELEKETCVAIQKFFKLVMELDVARKEADMHGLTSRLDGFRLPILEIIVDELTYNRDSLPPFLVVFSEPKWKLEIILQYFSKYITKSSVRTRRSNEKSDGATLRGMLNNFSTAANTKNIVKRVTSGAAQLLLAHAFQACLSLVRDSKQIASSTERIGATLSEICNSLISAFRNLRKTDEGLEITSFAKEALFAAAIVLKRKP is encoded by the exons ATGGTAAATCCGAACAGCAAACGAGGAGCCAACAGCAACGGTGGCGGCGGCCGCGAGAAGAGCAATAATAATAGCAAGAACAACATGGGTGCTTGGGAAGAGAACACCATGGCCATCCTTGACTCCTCCGGCTTCAAGGATTCCCAGGACGTCCACGACGATC GGCTTTGCTTCTTGGAAGCTGTTCGATCCGCCTCGCTCGCCTCCGAGCCGTCCACGGCTCCCTCTtg GAGAATGTTTGATGCCGTCTTCCAGATTCTCGTGGACTGCAACTCTCTTGAACTGACCATGGCTAGTTACCAGCTTCTGACCGAGTTGGATAAG CGCTACTCAAGAGTGTACGTGATGAAATCAGACAAGACTGAATCATCATCGAGCGGGATTGTCAATCTTGTTGTGGTTAAAGAG GCATGGTCACCTTTTAATCTTACATCAGGTGGAGAGCGAACTGCTAAGGATTTGTGCAGTTTGTTTGATTCTGTG AGATTCTCTACCTTGATAGAGGACATGGTTCAAGCAGTTAACAAATTGAGCTTTGATTTGGTGTTTAAG GCTGTAGGAAATTTGCTATTGTTCCAGTATCTTGTAAATGTCCTCGAGGATGATCTATTACCTCGTCTTACTGTTTATAAAG AAACACTGAACTGGTTACTTCTCAAGGAATCTGTACTAAATATTCTTCTG GGATCACGAAAATTAAACTTTAAGAGTTTGGTTAGGGATTGCATGTCCATTTTACTCAAGCGTTGCCATCATAATATACCAAATAACCATCAAGACCTGAGAAGCTCAGAAGATACTTGTTCTCAATCAAGTCAGGATTGTGTTGTTGGTCTATCAATTGCTGTTTCTGAACTAGAAAAAGAAACTTGTGTTGCTATACAGAAATTTTTTAAGCTG GTTATGGAACTTGATGTAGCCAGGAAAGAAGCAGATATGCATGGACTTACTTCTCGGCTTGATGGCTTTAG GCTTCCCATCTTGGAAATCATTGTGGATGAACTAACCTACAACAGAGATAGCCTTCCCCCATTTCTTGTG GTCTTCTCAGAGCCTAAATGGAAGTTGGAGATCATTTTGCAGtacttttcaaaatatataacaaaG TCCTCTGTTAGAACTCGAAGATCAAATGAGAAATCAGATGGTGCAACTTTGAGGGGTATGCTGAACAACTTTTCAACTGCTGCAAATACAAAGAATATTGTGAAAAGAGTTACTTCAGGAGCAGCCCAACTGCTTTTAGCACATGCTTTTCAG GCTTGTCTCTCCCTAGTACGTGACTCTAAGCAGATTGCTAGCTCTACTGAAAGGATCGGTGCAACTCTTTCTGAGATATGCAACAGCTTAATTTCTGCTTTCAGAAACCTCAGAAAAACTGATGA GGGTTTGGAGATCACGTCTTTTGCCAAGGAAGCCTTGTTTGCTGCTGCCATAGTCCTGAAAAGAAAGCCTTAA
- the LOC103969261 gene encoding uncharacterized protein LOC103969261 isoform X2, with the protein MPLPLLQSSLLPPSFHLPPPRARFLLAPRTLVPRPLRRHRIAALASTDEELLRAITAPSGPDARLPAIRSYDADLASLTLIGAVGSEQAVTAAAADGGAAAEEHLSSGASTMVLETVFPGGADERSTVSTRLFLPAKRVEEKAKKLRSSLTADFLSGNSTVTKNILAMTFRQVILQKVWSFKLSLFCPGTERKMEDLASPRETPADFTVSSSDVKFLSALAEAVSSCALEGTERRHFGESDGSRLSYMFGWLQKPQGNCSVDSSICVYKIAECEIVRNAMSQVDKFNLSDGRASYGQRKMQHPWWMAPDYIRLEKAGGPGLSSWTNEFVPAYRLQINTNTFKDAKLEGGHKMAENRWEVLLTHYQMVELANVLDMYYEDKYTLPDKQLFCSLITESSTISMNKIEGLCISVVERIKDALGWPGEVPFDAEMGAWIGAVPSYLRNKDPSLRAVHVDEEQVKNLYNGDIQSQTEQSNSVVSPISNHVEHPNAEESSSTESLSGMNRAAFHTTAQDIASFQVVLSGDGKIIGFQPTNRVAVNQWASNPLAKLLYGGRRLSPGLLEPSLKIPLLHEVVLLELLMSVNPESSFALARPIR; encoded by the exons ATGCCACTTCCCCTCCTCCAATCGTCCCTTCTCCCTCCCTCCTTCCATCTTCCCCCACCTCGCGCCCGCTTCCTCCTCGCTCCCCGAACCCTCGTCCCCCGCCCCCTCCGCCGCCACCGGATCGCTGCCCTCGCCAGCACCGACGAGGAGCTCCTCCGCGCCATCACCGCCCCCTCCGGACCCGATGCCCGCCTCCCCGCCATCCGCTCCTACGACGCCGACCTCGCTAGCCTCACCCTCATAGGCGCCGTCGGCTCCGAGCAGGCCgtaaccgccgccgccgccgacggcGGTGCGGCCGCCGAAGAGCACCTCTCCTCCGGTGCCTCGACCATGGTCCTCGAGACCGTGTTCCCCGGCGGCGCCGACGAGCGCAGCACGGTCTCCACTAGGCTG TTTTTGCCAGCTAAAAGGGTGGAGGAGAAGGCCAAGAAATTGCGCAGTAGCCTCACTGCAGATTTTCTATCTGGGAATTCTACCGTGACGAAGAATATACTTGCGATGACTTTCAGGCAAGTCATCTTGCAGAAAGTCTGGAGTTTCAAGCTCTCATTGTTTTGTCCAGGGACTGAGAGGAAAATGGAAGATCTTGCAAGCCCTAGAGAG ACCCCAGCTGATTTCACTGTGAGCTCATCGGATGTAAAGTTCCTTTCTGCGCTTGCTGAGGCTGTCTCTTCCTGCGCCCTCGAAGGAACTGAAAGGAGGCACTTTGGAGAGTCCGATGGTTCTCGTTTGAGCTACATGTTTGGTTGGTTACAGAAGCCCCAAGGAAACTGCTCCGTTGATTCTTCCATATGTGTGTACAAAATTGCTGAATGTGAGATAGTGAGGAACGCGATGAGCCAGGTGGACAAATTTAACTTGAGCGATGGAAGGGCCTCGTATGGTCAGAGGAAAATGCAACACCCTTGGTGGATGGCACCCGATTATATAAGATTGGAGAAAGCTGGGGGTCCTGGATTGAGTTCTTGGACGAATGAGTTTGTTCCTGCATACAGATTGCAAATAAATACCAATACTTTTAAGGATGCAAAGCTTGAAGGAGGACACAAGATGGCCGAAAATAGGTGGGAAGTTCTCTTGACCCATTACCAAATG GTGGAACTTGCAAATGTTCTTGACATGTACTATGAAGACAAATACACACTCCCCGACAAACAGCTTTTCTGCAGTTTAATAACTGAATCATCAACTATCTCGATGAATAAG ATAGAAGGCTTGTGCATTTCAGTTGTCGAGAGGATCAAAGATGCACTTGGTTGGCCTGGGGAAGTACCTTTTGATGCGGAAATGGGTGCATGGATTGGTGCAGTTCCAAGCTACTTAAGGAACAAGGATCCATCTCTTCGTGCTGTTCACGTTGATGAAGAACAGGTCAAAAACTTATATAATGGTGATATACAGTCTCAAACAGAACAATCCAACAGTGTGGTCTCTCCTATCTCAAATCATGTGGAACATCCTAATGCAGAGGAGTCTAGCAGTACAGAATCTCTTTCTGGAATGAACCGTGCCGCTTTTCATACTACCGCACAGGACATTGCTAGTTTTCAG GTTGTCTTGTCTGGAGATGGTAAAATTATTGGGTTTCAGCCAACAAACCGTGTGGCTGTCAACCAATGGGCATCCAATCCCCTGGCGAAACTATTGTACGGGGGGCGTAGGTTATCTCCTG GCCTTCTCGAGCCAAGTCTAAAAATTCCCCTTCTGCACGAGGTGGTTCTTCTCGAACTATTAATGTCGGTAAATCCCGAATCCTCTTTTGCATTGGCAAGACCGATCCGATAG
- the LOC103969260 gene encoding negative regulator of systemic acquired resistance SNI1 isoform X2 — MVNPNSKRGANSNGGGGREKSNNNSKNNMGAWEENTMAILDSSGFKDSQDVHDDRLCFLEAVRSASLASEPSTAPSWRMFDAVFQILVDCNSLELTMASYQLLTELDKRYSRVYVMKSDKTESSSSGIVNLVVVKEAWSPFNLTSGGERTAKDLCSLFDSVRFSTLIEDMVQAVNKLSFDLVFKAVGNLLLFQYLVNVLEDDLLPRLTVYKETLNWLLLKESVLNILLVMELDVARKEADMHGLTSRLDGFRLPILEIIVDELTYNRDSLPPFLVVFSEPKWKLEIILQYFSKYITKSSVRTRRSNEKSDGATLRGMLNNFSTAANTKNIVKRVTSGAAQLLLAHAFQACLSLVRDSKQIASSTERIGATLSEICNSLISAFRNLRKTDEGLEITSFAKEALFAAAIVLKRKP, encoded by the exons ATGGTAAATCCGAACAGCAAACGAGGAGCCAACAGCAACGGTGGCGGCGGCCGCGAGAAGAGCAATAATAATAGCAAGAACAACATGGGTGCTTGGGAAGAGAACACCATGGCCATCCTTGACTCCTCCGGCTTCAAGGATTCCCAGGACGTCCACGACGATC GGCTTTGCTTCTTGGAAGCTGTTCGATCCGCCTCGCTCGCCTCCGAGCCGTCCACGGCTCCCTCTtg GAGAATGTTTGATGCCGTCTTCCAGATTCTCGTGGACTGCAACTCTCTTGAACTGACCATGGCTAGTTACCAGCTTCTGACCGAGTTGGATAAG CGCTACTCAAGAGTGTACGTGATGAAATCAGACAAGACTGAATCATCATCGAGCGGGATTGTCAATCTTGTTGTGGTTAAAGAG GCATGGTCACCTTTTAATCTTACATCAGGTGGAGAGCGAACTGCTAAGGATTTGTGCAGTTTGTTTGATTCTGTG AGATTCTCTACCTTGATAGAGGACATGGTTCAAGCAGTTAACAAATTGAGCTTTGATTTGGTGTTTAAG GCTGTAGGAAATTTGCTATTGTTCCAGTATCTTGTAAATGTCCTCGAGGATGATCTATTACCTCGTCTTACTGTTTATAAAG AAACACTGAACTGGTTACTTCTCAAGGAATCTGTACTAAATATTCTTCTG GTTATGGAACTTGATGTAGCCAGGAAAGAAGCAGATATGCATGGACTTACTTCTCGGCTTGATGGCTTTAG GCTTCCCATCTTGGAAATCATTGTGGATGAACTAACCTACAACAGAGATAGCCTTCCCCCATTTCTTGTG GTCTTCTCAGAGCCTAAATGGAAGTTGGAGATCATTTTGCAGtacttttcaaaatatataacaaaG TCCTCTGTTAGAACTCGAAGATCAAATGAGAAATCAGATGGTGCAACTTTGAGGGGTATGCTGAACAACTTTTCAACTGCTGCAAATACAAAGAATATTGTGAAAAGAGTTACTTCAGGAGCAGCCCAACTGCTTTTAGCACATGCTTTTCAG GCTTGTCTCTCCCTAGTACGTGACTCTAAGCAGATTGCTAGCTCTACTGAAAGGATCGGTGCAACTCTTTCTGAGATATGCAACAGCTTAATTTCTGCTTTCAGAAACCTCAGAAAAACTGATGA GGGTTTGGAGATCACGTCTTTTGCCAAGGAAGCCTTGTTTGCTGCTGCCATAGTCCTGAAAAGAAAGCCTTAA